In Kogia breviceps isolate mKogBre1 chromosome 19, mKogBre1 haplotype 1, whole genome shotgun sequence, a single genomic region encodes these proteins:
- the LOC131746275 gene encoding elastin, whose protein sequence is MGVPRALGPETGCGSLLGLWGTEQPGRVSQAPVVAGAVGERTSGGGVPGLWARQQAPGVPPAVAVPGAVGEETCGGNVLSLWERRRALGGQEAPVPAALGGPGSVDQEAGCGAASCLCMRRQAGAAPGLRGREQAAQGLSEAGGSPEATGVSKHRSAPAGAPTAMFMSGSGSVPARVPAAVWVSGSVCPEGGSRDDLNLWGEVRTARIPLASGVPMAPQELWSGGEDTGCEASPGSWGRRQSARLPVAAEVPTAPRVPGPLGVETGPGGFSRLPGRGQTAGVPLTAGVSTAAGASGPLVGDASSRGGSGVWGRRQAAEVPAAARASGPGDGETDSEGVAGLWRRRADGAVPGAVRVPLSLGVLAAVGVPTAGHQPAAVWVTGSAGEEPSAAVSSLTAGRRPSAEGLGAPGRETGGRSVLGLPGVVSYSCGHGTRLWSCPRSAGEELDSENVPGVSRTGTAGGVNEAEEVPPVSREETGIGHLRDHAQQGGRRQAAGGSRIRGRGNNLGENCEGEDRLRGAFQ, encoded by the coding sequence ATGGGAGTACCTAGGGCTCTGGGGCCAGAGACAGGCTGTGGGAGTCTCCTGGGTCTGTGGGGAACGGAGCAGCCTGGGAGGGTGTCCCAGGCCCCGGTGGTAGCGGGAGCTGTGGGAGAACGGACCAGCGGCGGTGGTGTCCCAGGCCTGTGGGCTAGGCAACAGGCTCCGGGGGTGCCACCGGCTGTTGCAGTGCCGGGGGCTGTCGGGGAGGAGACCTGCGGTGGGAATGTCTTGAGCCTGTGGGAAAGGAGGCGGGCTCTGGGGGGGCAAGAGGCTCCGGTGCCTGCAGCTTTAGGGGGACCCGGGTCTGTGGATCAGGAGGCTGGCTGTGGGGCTGCCTCATGTCTCTGCATGAGAAGACAGGCCGGGGCTGCTCCAGGTCTGCGGGGGAGGGAGCAGGCAGCGCAGGGGCTGTCTGAGGCAGGGGGGTCGCCAGAGGCAACAGGTGTGTCCAAGCACAGGAGTGCCCCGGCAGGGGCGCCCACAGCTATGTTTATGTCTGGGTCTGGAAGCGTACCTGCCAGGGTGCCTGCCGCTGTGTGGGTGTCTGGCTCTGTGTGTCCGGAAGGCGGCTCCAGGGATGACTTGAACCTGTGGGGAGAGGTTCGTACTGCCAGGATACCCTTGGCTTCAGGGGTACCTATGGCTCCCCAGGAGCTGTGGTCTGGTGGAGAGGATACTGGTTGTGAGGCTTCCCCGGGATCATGGGGAAGGAGACAGAGTGCTAGGCTTCCTGTGGCTGCTGAGGTGCCCACGGCTCCTCGGGTACCTGGTCCCCTGGGGGTGGAGACTGGCCCTGGGGGTTTCTCACGCTTGCCAGGGAGGGGACAGACGGCAGGAGTACCTCTGACCGCAGGGGTGTCCACAGCTGCTGGGGCCTCTGGGCCACTGGTGGGTGATGCCAGCTCTAGGGGTGGCTCAGGGGTATGGGGAAGGAGACAGGCGGCTGAGGTGCCTGCTGCTGCCAGGGCTTCAGGACCTGGGGATGGGGAGACTGACTCTGAAGGCGTCGCAGGCCTATGGAGAAGGAGAGCTGACGGAGCTGTCCCTGGGGCTGTGAGGGTACCTCTGTCTTTGGGGGTGCTTGCAGCTGTAGGAGTTCCCACGGCGGGGCACCAGCCTGCCGCAGTGTGGGTGACTGGGTCTGCAGGAGAAGAACCCAGTGCGGCTGTCTCCAGCCTCACGGCGGGGAGGAGGCCATCCGCAGAGGGCCTCGGGGCTCCGGGGCGGGAGACAGGAGGTAGAAGTGTCCTGGGGCTGCCGGGGGTGGTGTCCTACAGCTGTGGGCATGGGACCAGGTTATGGAGCTGCCCAAGGTCTGCGGGGGAAGAACTGGACTCTGAGAACGTGCCAGGGGTGTCCAGGACAGGCACGGCTGGGGGGGTGAATGAAGCCGAGGAAGTGCCCCCGGTCTCAAGGGAGGAGACAGGCATTGGCCACTTGAGAGATCATGCACAGCAGGGTGGGAGGAGACAGGCTGCAGGAGGGTCTAGAATCAGAGGGAGGGGGAACAATTTGGGAGAAAATTGTGAGGGGGAGGACAGATTGAGGGGTGCATTccagtag
- the TXNDC17 gene encoding thioredoxin domain-containing protein 17, translating into MARYEEVSVYGYVEFMQAVEQHSGKTIFAYFSGSKDAEGKSWCPDCVQAEPVVREGLKHVGEGCVFIYCQVGEKPYWKDPNNDFRKKLKLTAVPTLLKYGTPQKLVESECLQAKLVEMLFSED; encoded by the exons ATGGCCCGCTACGAAGAGGTGAGCGTGTACGGCTACGTGGAGTTCATGCAGGCGGTGGAGCAGCACAGTGGCAAGACCATTTTCGCCTATTTTTCTGGTTCTAAGGACGCCGAAGGCAAAAGCTGGTGCCCCGACTGCGTGCAGG ctgaaccgGTCGTACGAGAGGGGCTGAAGCATGTTGGTGAAGGATGTGTGTTCATCTACTGCCAAGTAGGAGAAAAACCTTA TTGGAAAGATCCAAATAATGACTTCAGGAAAAAGTTGAAATTAACTGCAGTGCCTACACTACTTAAATATGGAACA CCTCAAAAACTGGTAGAATCTGAGTGTCTTCAGGCCAAGCTCGTGGAGATGTTGTTCTCCGAAGATTAA
- the MED31 gene encoding mediator of RNA polymerase II transcription subunit 31, whose translation MATAVAMETDDAGNRLRFQLELEFVQCLANPNYLNFLAQRGYFKDKAFVNYLKYLLYWKEPEYAKYLKYPQCLHMLELLQYEHFRKELVNAQCAKFIDEQQILHWQHYSRKRMRLQQALAEQQQQNNTSGK comes from the exons ATGATGCTGGAAATCGACTTCGGTTTCAATTGGAGTTGGAATTTGTGCAGTGTTTAGCCAACCCAAATTACCTTAATT TTCTTGCCCAAAGAGGTTACTTCAAAGACAAAGCTTTTGTTAATTATCTTAAGTACTTGCTTTACTGGAAAGAACCAGAATATGCCAAGTATCTAAA GTACCCTCAGTGTTTACACATGTTAGAACTGCTCCAATATGAACACTTCCGTAAGGAGTTGGTGAATGCTCAATGCGCGAAATTTATTGATGAGCAGCAAATTCTGCACTGGCAGCACTATTCTCGGAAGCGGATGCGCCTTCAGCAAGCCCTGGCGGAGCAGCAACAGCAAAATAACACATCAGGAAAATGA